AGGAGACCAAAGCAGCTAGAATTCCAGGTTAGAACGCTGCAAAAGCGAGACCCGGAGacccggtgggggtgggggccgggtggTGGGGGTGTGAGGCGGGagcgagagggagagagaattcaGGACAACCAAGCAGCACCCTCTCAGCTGTTCCTCGGAGCGCCCTCAGTGCCTGCACCCGAAGAAGCTGCCTGAGGCTGGGGAATCCACCCAGGTGGGGTAGAGGAAGCTGCGCGGCGCTCACACCGCGCCGGGAAGGGTGCTGTTCCCACAGAAAGATGTTGCGTCAGTAGTGGCCCGTCATCAGCCCTAGACTGCGCGCTGCTCCACACCTGCCTCAAAAACCAGATCAGCAagaatttttaattctaaaagaaaacatcccAAATACTCAAAACAAGAATCATGTTCAGAATTTTGTGTCTTTGCTAATGTGCGATATTAAtctaattcttttcctttggatgCCCTTGTTTCCTTCCGGTGTAAGGGTTGTGCAGGGTGCGTAAAATGCATTAGGATGTATATTAATTTCCTCCCCTCTGTGAAAGTGTTTCCGCAAGATTGGTACTATTTCTGGATTAACTGTTGTACACAATTGATTGAACACAGCTACATGGGAATGAAATTCTTCTGGAGGGTAAGGTAGAATTCTAAACATAATAATTTATGTAGGTATTAGGTTATTCCAGTTTTTAACAATTTTCCGTGTGTGTTTAGAAAGTTGTCTTTTTCATAGCGGTGGTCCATTTTCTTTTAGATGGCAAATATACTGCCGTAAATTCATTTACCGTATCACTGAATTATCGTTTTACAATCTGTAGAATCTAGAAACGAAtcaatttatttaacattcaAGGAACCAATTCctgcttttaaatatatttgttattttcaatCAATCACTCTTTCAATGAAGTCTGTCTTCTCAATACTCTTTCCATACTACAGCGCTCTCtgactttaattttccttttctagcaTCTTGAGACAGAAGCGTAGttcattccttaaaatatttattgttttataatatttgcatttaaagctataaattacTCTCTAGCACTTATTTAGCGGCATCCAGTTAATTTACACATATTGTATTGTATTAGGCTTTATgatgttatattatattatattatatttacacctttatgtatatgtgtatatacatatttcatagatacctttcatatttcttttaaatacatgtgCATCATTATCTTTCTGCTGAAAATATAGCTGAAAATGTTCACAGGTAATTTTAGGATTTAGTTGCTAAATttgtaaataattagaaaatgtatttttgtttcagATGTCTAGTTGAACTACTTTATATATATGCTTTATGATTTAAGTCCTTAAAAATGTGCTGCAGCTTGCGTCCCGGCCTAGGGTATTATCTACTTCGGTGAATGCCCTGTGAGCACTCTCAGATGAGTGGAATAGTCCCACAGATGTTTTCAATTTCCCCACTTTGATACTAACACGGATTCTATTGACCTGTCTGTCCAAAATTATGACAACCTTTATCTGCTTTTGAGGTAAACTTTAAATGACTTGTTCTGAAATGATCATTCATTATTTTTGGAAATCAGTTCAGATATCATCTTCAAAGACAAGGCTTAAACGTAaacagatttgcctattttgaagGTCATGATTTAAACaagaaagatttttcttattttatttattcccagAATGGGTTTTTCCCTTTTGGTGATATGacctcaatttatttttatggttttccCCCAGAGGACAGGGTTCTGTAAGTCCTGTTCCACAGGGTGATTATCCTGGTGGCGTCTCTGGAGATAAAGAGTCTACCCTCAAAATCACAACTAAGGTCCCAGTGAATTCAATTAGATGGAAACCACCTGCGCAGCTGCACGGGTGAATGACGCAGTAGCGTGTGATGCAGTTAAGTGCACACACGGTGTTTGTGGCCCTGAGTCCTCACCTCAGGGAGAATTCATCTGTAGCCGTAACCACATGACAGACTGCTTCTCCAACTGAAATGATGGACTCAAAACATAATAAAGTACGCATATGGAATTATTCTACATCCTTCAGGAAAACCACAGTTCAACAATGCTGTACAAAGACACGACCGTGTAACAGATTGAGAATCAAAATGCTGCAAATGCTATTTCACTATTTCACTTTCGTTGGTATGAACACAAgcagcaaacttttttttaaggtaaacaaTTCTTAAATAATTTGGAGTTTTCTCTCTCCAATCAAAATGTTGATTTAACATTTGTTTGTTATCAGGGCAAATAGTGCAACAATGAATGTTTTGAGTTTCTGTTCACAATCAAGATTCACAGTTCTTTAGATAACAGGATACTCATATTCATTTTGATAATCCCCACAATTTGAAGAGTAACATTTTTCTGATGACCAAGATGAATTAGCTTTCCTGCAAGCAAGAGTTTGTCACGTGGAAGCAGGTCAAGGTGCAGTGATACTGCAGGTATCTTATTCTCTGTGTTCCCAGAGACGGCATCAGTGCATGAAGGACAAGGGAGAAGGTAGCAGAGCCCAGAACGTGTATTGACCGGCTTTCTCCTTATGCAAGTAACCCAGTGAGTGTATTTAGACACAGAATTCTGAACCAGGCATTCCATTTCGCAAGAGTACACTGGCTGTGTGAGAATTCAATCTTCTATGAGTTCTCCATAGTGATTTTCATAATCAGCCATGTTAGGAATCCTTTGTGATTACTGAAATATATGAAGATTGATTCTATTCTATAATACTCTTTTTGGATATTTTCATATTCTAATGATCTGCAATAAATTTACCTTCTTGAAGACATTCTTAGAAACTAATTTCAAGTGTAAATGTTTGGGGACATTTtcatgaacagatatttgtaaatCTGATCATAAGTTCAACGTATATATTCTCTAAACTAGCCTGTTAATCTGTTAAAACATGATGAGGTAGCCTCTGTAGACCTTGATTCGGTGACTTTGAAGACCCTAAGGTAATGCTGTGGTGAGCAAGACGCTATTTCAATTCCTGCATTTCTGTTCACAGGTGAGCTTCAGCATCCTCATATGTTCGTTGGCCACTTAGAGGTATTCTCCCTTTAAttgtttgttgatatttttaattatttcatattttatttttatattttattggttaTTTGCTTAGAGGTCTTTGTCTATTTAGAGATACCTCTGTGTGTATCCTCTAACATGTAAATCTTTCTCCAAACTACTTTTGTTTATTGGTGTTGTGGCATTGTTTCCGAAATccttaaaaaagaattgaaattgtcaaatatatgtatttgagATTTCAATGATTGGTTAAGAAGATTATTGCATCCATAGAATGTAGAAATTCACCTTCTTCATTAACTGGAAAGAAAATATGAGGTAAACCTTGCTTTAggtttttattaaacttttatgaGTATTTCTTTTTGTATAAGATATTAGCTATACATACAGTTTACTTAGCTTCTAGATGGAAACCTAGCTGTGAAAACTCATTTATGTAATAATGTGTCTTTTGCCCAAAATGTCTCTAATTATTTGACTCTCCAATTAGTCTATAAAGTTGTTAGGAATAAGGACAATGTTTTAATCAGCCTTGTGTTATAATACCTGAAATTACTGGAACAGAAGAAACCATACCAcctacttgttgaatgaatgaacatattaTCATAAGGTTTCAGGAAGTCCTTAGTAATAACTatattttaaggtaattttttcCTGAACTCTGAAATAAGACAAAGAGAAGACTTTATGGAACAAAGGGACAATGTAACTGAGTTTGTCCTCGTGGGGCTCACTCAGAGCCTCCAGGGTCAGAAAATATTATCTGTCGTGTTCTTGCTCATCTACATCATGACGCTGGTGGGCAACCTGCTCACGGTCCTGACTGTGGTGCTCAGCCCAGCCCTGGATGCCCCCGCGTACTTCTTTCTTGGCTTCTTATCATTTCTGGATGCTGTTTATTCTACTACCTTCATTCCAAATATGATTAAAAACTTCCTTTGTGAGAAGAAAACCATTTCCTTCCGAGCGTGTATGACCCAgctatttatggagcacttatttggtggtgctgagattTTACTCCTGGTGGTCATGGCGTATGACCGCTacatggccatctgcaaacccttGCATTATGTGACAATCATGAATCGGCGAGTGTGTGttctgctgatgctgctggcctgGGCTGGTGGGTTTTTACATGCTGTCCTTCATCCTCTCTTTGTTTACAACCTTCCCTTCTGTGGCCCCAATGTCATTGACCACTTCATGTGTGACATGTACCCCTTGTTAAAACTTGCCTGCACTGACACCTACATTATTGCCCTCACAGTGTTGGCCAATGATGGGGCAATCTGTGTGGTCCTCTTCATGCTCTTACTCACCTCCTATGGGGTGATTCTGCACTCCCTGAAGCATCTTAGTCAGGGAGGGAGGCGCAAAGCCTTATCCACCTGCGGCTCCCACATCACCGTGGTGGTCCTCTTCTTCGTGCCCTGTGTTTTTCTGTATGTGAGACCTCCTTCCGCCTTACCCATTGATAAATACTTGGCCGTGTTTTACACCATTATCACCCCTATGTTGAACCCTCTAATCTATACTCTAAGGAATGGAGAGATGCAAAATGCCATGAAAAAGCTCtggaccagaaaaagaaaatgaggcagcAGGAAAAGGTATCA
The genomic region above belongs to Hippopotamus amphibius kiboko isolate mHipAmp2 chromosome 9, mHipAmp2.hap2, whole genome shotgun sequence and contains:
- the LOC130829182 gene encoding olfactory receptor 4A15-like → MEQRDNVTEFVLVGLTQSLQGQKILSVVFLLIYIMTLVGNLLTVLTVVLSPALDAPAYFFLGFLSFLDAVYSTTFIPNMIKNFLCEKKTISFRACMTQLFMEHLFGGAEILLLVVMAYDRYMAICKPLHYVTIMNRRVCVLLMLLAWAGGFLHAVLHPLFVYNLPFCGPNVIDHFMCDMYPLLKLACTDTYIIALTVLANDGAICVVLFMLLLTSYGVILHSLKHLSQGGRRKALSTCGSHITVVVLFFVPCVFLYVRPPSALPIDKYLAVFYTIITPMLNPLIYTLRNGEMQNAMKKLWTRKRK